One Natronomonas gomsonensis genomic window, GTTAAGAAACTTACCCGACTCCGGGCGGCGGTCGGCTACAGAACCGGCAGTTCGAGGCCGACCAACGGACCGAACGTGCCAAGCAGCAATCCAACCGCGACGACGATGGCGACGACGGCGGCCGGAACGCGCCACAGCGCCCACCGCCGTTCGGAGATGAGTTCCGACTGCGGTTCGTCGGCAATCATGAACAGCGGTTCCTGTGTCGCGTCCCCCTCGGGCACCTTCCGGATGACGAGGTTTTCGGCGTTCGAGGTTCCACCGTCGGCCTCGGCTCTGGGCTGGACCGTCCCGAAGACGAACACGTCCTCGCCCGGCTTGATGAGGTTCTGTCGGTACTTCCGGTCGCCCTCGGAGGCCCCACCCCCACTCGATGATTCGGAAACCCGACCGACACCGCTCGTGGTGTCGATGAACGACGCTATCGGCCCGGGTGGCGTTTCATCGGCGTCGACCCGTATCGTCGTCTCGCCGTCCGGGTCGATTTCGTAGCGGGCGTCGCCGTGCGGTTCGACCAGCACCGACCCCGTGCCGTCGTCTACGTAGAAGGGGACGCCGTCCAGTCCCGAGGCGACGTGGTTCCACGACCCGCCGTCGTCGTCATCGTCGTCGTACTCTAAGACCTCCCACGTGCAGACGATACACTCCTCGTCGGAAAACGGTGCCGTCGCCGCCTCAGAAGGGCCCGGGCGGGCGATACCTGTGACCTCGGAAGGGCCCATCGACAGCGATTCTGCCTGTTCGGTCGGCGTATCCGCCATCAGTTCCCGCTGTTTGCGCCGCCTGAACCCCTTCCTGATGAGGAAGACGCCGGAGACGAGCAACGCCAACGCGTAACCGACCGTAATGAGCCAGCCATCCGGCCAGCCGTCGTTTCGGATGTACGCCTCACTGGCGTCGTGGGGATTGTACTGGGCCTCGACCGACTGCCCGGCCTGATAGTCTCCGGCGACGGACTGGGCCCACGAGCGGGAGTCGCTCCACCGGCGGAACGACCCCGGGAAGACATTGTCGTGGGCGTACCGCTTTCCCTCGGCCGTGTAGCTGTACTCGACGACGGGCCGGTACTCGTAGTCGTCGGGGCCGTCGTCGTTCTCGATGACTCGGCGGTCGACGCCCGTCGATTCGACGGTAGCGTCGGTCGGTTGGTTCTCCTGTATCGCCAGGTTGTGCTGGAGGACGTGGGTCCCGCCCGCCGCGCCGGCGATGAGGCCGACGACCAGCAGCACGACGACGAACCCCAAATCCTTCTCTGCCCAGAGCCCGTCCGTTGACCCCCGCATACCCACCTCAGGCAGGGGAGAGGCTATAAAGCCTCGCGTCGCTCGAACCCGCCGAGCGGTGGAAAGGCACAAACCGCCCGCCCGACAAGCGCCGGCAATGACTACCGTACGGAACATCGCACAGGGGGTGCGCTCCTTTACGAGCAACGCCTTCCTCGTCGACGGCAAGCGGACCGTCCTCGTCGACGCCGGCAACGACTTCGACGCCGTCGAACGAATCGAGGCCGCCGAGACGGGCCTCGATGCCCTCGTGTTAACCCACACCCACCCTGACCACGTCGGCAACGTCGGGGCCGTCGTCGACGCCTTTGACGTCGATGTGTGGGGGTTCGACCCCGACCACGAACTCGTCGACCACGCCATCGCCGACGGAGACACCGTGGCCATCGGCGACGACGACCATCTCGCGCTTCACACGCCGGGGCACAAGGACGACCATCTCTGTCTGTATTCACGGGAGGGGGGCATTCTGTTCGCCGGCGACCTCGTCTTCGCCAACGGCGGGTTCGGACGAACCGACCTCAAGGAAGGCGACCGCGGGGCGCTCGTCGAGAGCATCGATTACCTGCTTGAGACCGTCGATGACGGCCTCGAAGCGATGTACGTCGGCCACGGGCCGGCCGTCGAAACCGACCCGCTGTACCACATCGAACTCGCCGCCCAATCCGCGCGGATGGGCTAAACCGCCGCCAGCAGTTCGTCGTAGGTATCGGCGTAAGCGTTGGCGACGATACCGGGGTCATCGCGCTCCCGTCCGGACAGCGCCGGCAGCGTCGTCGTCGACAGCGGGTCGAGCAACTCGACGACGTGTTCGACGCGCTCTTCGAGGCGCCCCTCGTGGGCGCTGCCGCTTGCAACGTCGCAGGCCTTCGCGTAGCGCTCGCCGTCGAAGATTCGACAGCGACGCGGTTCGACCACCGCGACGGCGTCGGGGACGAACTCCGAGAGTGGCCGAGCGATGTCGGCGTAGGATTCGACGATTGCAGAGTCGCGTTGGTCGATTTCCTCGCCCAGCGCTGTCAGCGCCGGGGCGTGGAGTTCGGCCATCAGGTCGTTGAGTTCCGGCAACGACTCGACGTGCGGGGCGTCTTCCAGCGGGAGGTGCCGTTTCGCCGCTGGCGGTATCTCGATGGTACCATTGACGACGTAGCGGTCCTCGTCGGATCGGGTGATGCGGTCGACGACGAACGCCCGACCCTCCCGTCCGAGCAGTCCCTTCCCGGAGCCGGGACGTGGAATCCACAGCCGATGGATGGGGTTGATTGCCTCGGGGTCGATATCGCCCGGCGAGGCTGCGGCGAGGCGTTTCGAGTCCTTGCCGTACAGTCGCCCGTCGGCGACGGCACGCCGATAGTCGTCGTGGTCGTACCAGTAGCCGTTGCCCGCTCGCGGTTTGAACCCGCGGGCGCCGGTGCGTTCGATGAGCCCCGTGGTGAACGTCGTCTTCCCAGCGTCGACCTCCGCGGCCCCGGCGACGAGCAGTTTCATTTCAAGCCGTAGTGTCCCGGTTCCTCGTCGCTCTCCGGTTCGGCGAAGACGAACGACTCGCTGTGGTCCAACATCCACGGAATCGCCCAGTTGAGCAAGATGTCCTCGGTTCCGGGGTCGAGGTCACGGTCCGGTTCGACACCCTGCAGCAGGCGGGCGATTTCGTAGACGGTGTAGAGCTGGTCGGGTTCCAGTACCTCCTCGGGGTCGTAGAACTCGAAGTCGCGGATGTCGTCGAACTCCTCGCGCGGTCGTGGCATGGGTGCCGGTAGGTCATCACCCCTTTTATGCGTTGGTTACCGGCGCCGAGGGCACCCAAAATAGGTTTGTCCGTGGCGGAACACTGCAGCATATGACCCCATCGTCGTCAGCGGAAGCCCGCCGTATCAGCGAGGAAGTGTCGTACATCCCCTTCGGGATTCGCGGGCTCGATGGGACACTTCGCGGCATTCCGACGGGAAGTTCAGTGTTACTCGCCGGCGCGCCCGACGCAGGTGGCGACCCTTTCACCTACACGAGTCTCGCGCGATTGATGGCCGCGAAACACGCCCCCGAACAGGTCCCCAGTCAACTGAGCGACCGTGCCGAACACATCCCCGAATCGGTGACGTACCTGACCCTCTCACACGACCGCGAACACGTTTACAGCGCGATGGACGCCGTTCTCTCGGACGACCAGTTCGACGTACTCGCCGACCACACCACGGTTGCGGACTTCTCACAGCGATTCATGGACCTGTTGCCGGTACCCGAGGCCCTGTTCGACGCCAGACGGCGCGACGATGCTATCGAGCAATCCGAGGGGAAACACCACGAGATGGATACGGAGTCGGAACCCCAACCGGAGACGTTTCAGGGGTTCCTCGACGATATCAGTGACCGACTCGCGGAGGCCTCCGATAGCCTCATCGTCGTCGATTCGCTCTCCGATATCGAGCGGGCCACGGAGTTCGGACTCCCAACGGGTCACGAACTCGCCTTCCTGCTGGGGTTGCGTGAGGCGGTCGTCAACTGGGGAACCGTCGCCTACGTCAAGTTAGACCGGCGAGCGGGGTCGGTCCGAGAGGACACGACCATCAACGGACTGTTGCACGGGTCTGTGTACTTCTACTCCAACGACGAGGGGTACACGACCTACCGGACGGTTCGAGTCGGCTCTTTCGGCGGCGCCCTCGACACCGAACGACAGGAGGTGTTCGACTCCATCATCGACGACGGCGGCTTCCGGGCGAAGGCGACGAAGAAGGTCGGACGGAAACACTGGTAGCTGTCGCTACGGACGGTGCCGCTCGAAAAATATCGGTGATGTGACTACGGTTCTACTGCTGGACGGCGTTTTCGTACTGCTCTGCGACGTTGTCCCAGTCGACGACGTCGAAGAAGGCGTCGATGAAGCTTCCGCGGTCCGGACCGTAGTCGTAGTAGTAGGAGTGCTCCCAGACGTCGAGCGCGAGGATGGGGTGGCTGCCCC contains:
- a CDS encoding DUF3592 domain-containing protein codes for the protein MRGSTDGLWAEKDLGFVVVLLVVGLIAGAAGGTHVLQHNLAIQENQPTDATVESTGVDRRVIENDDGPDDYEYRPVVEYSYTAEGKRYAHDNVFPGSFRRWSDSRSWAQSVAGDYQAGQSVEAQYNPHDASEAYIRNDGWPDGWLITVGYALALLVSGVFLIRKGFRRRKQRELMADTPTEQAESLSMGPSEVTGIARPGPSEAATAPFSDEECIVCTWEVLEYDDDDDDGGSWNHVASGLDGVPFYVDDGTGSVLVEPHGDARYEIDPDGETTIRVDADETPPGPIASFIDTTSGVGRVSESSSGGGASEGDRKYRQNLIKPGEDVFVFGTVQPRAEADGGTSNAENLVIRKVPEGDATQEPLFMIADEPQSELISERRWALWRVPAAVVAIVVAVGLLLGTFGPLVGLELPVL
- a CDS encoding MBL fold metallo-hydrolase; translated protein: MTTVRNIAQGVRSFTSNAFLVDGKRTVLVDAGNDFDAVERIEAAETGLDALVLTHTHPDHVGNVGAVVDAFDVDVWGFDPDHELVDHAIADGDTVAIGDDDHLALHTPGHKDDHLCLYSREGGILFAGDLVFANGGFGRTDLKEGDRGALVESIDYLLETVDDGLEAMYVGHGPAVETDPLYHIELAAQSARMG
- a CDS encoding ATPase, coding for MKLLVAGAAEVDAGKTTFTTGLIERTGARGFKPRAGNGYWYDHDDYRRAVADGRLYGKDSKRLAAASPGDIDPEAINPIHRLWIPRPGSGKGLLGREGRAFVVDRITRSDEDRYVVNGTIEIPPAAKRHLPLEDAPHVESLPELNDLMAELHAPALTALGEEIDQRDSAIVESYADIARPLSEFVPDAVAVVEPRRCRIFDGERYAKACDVASGSAHEGRLEERVEHVVELLDPLSTTTLPALSGRERDDPGIVANAYADTYDELLAAV
- a CDS encoding DUF5827 family protein, with amino-acid sequence MPRPREEFDDIRDFEFYDPEEVLEPDQLYTVYEIARLLQGVEPDRDLDPGTEDILLNWAIPWMLDHSESFVFAEPESDEEPGHYGLK
- a CDS encoding RAD55 family ATPase, yielding MTPSSSAEARRISEEVSYIPFGIRGLDGTLRGIPTGSSVLLAGAPDAGGDPFTYTSLARLMAAKHAPEQVPSQLSDRAEHIPESVTYLTLSHDREHVYSAMDAVLSDDQFDVLADHTTVADFSQRFMDLLPVPEALFDARRRDDAIEQSEGKHHEMDTESEPQPETFQGFLDDISDRLAEASDSLIVVDSLSDIERATEFGLPTGHELAFLLGLREAVVNWGTVAYVKLDRRAGSVREDTTINGLLHGSVYFYSNDEGYTTYRTVRVGSFGGALDTERQEVFDSIIDDGGFRAKATKKVGRKHW